From one Coffea eugenioides isolate CCC68of chromosome 11, Ceug_1.0, whole genome shotgun sequence genomic stretch:
- the LOC113752600 gene encoding probable disease resistance protein At1g58390, with product MLSLSDLLHNIKLIKTEVEEINEKVEAEEIREKKAEVEGIKDEAELGVIATPMIEEVLPVLNDQEKDVFDRLRSEDYSGQNSDTIEIMDEIRKKDDEDLVLSLHQNLSRCKFIIVLDDLKVIVFLFIFLRFLLMRVALSFDESWMFLEKLFTTKCSDEELLQTGRLIAESCKGLPLALVAIASLLKKIKMRVEMLMEIAEDLNSHVLEDKESMCKCILERVYNHIPVDLKPCFLYFEAFEPSKEVPVQKLIWLWIAEGFIIRKVDKKSLLEDAAEACLMDLIAIRLAMVDRRGSMGRVKTCRVHDSFHKVWDIESINVGNSFPKGNEFVDQLRYLAVCGFINSIPSSIAKHWRVALPNAIWSMAMLQHLHVNDIAIFCLPEKRFQILPGLELQIRLLSVSLSITNMSGNPNAVAECIEALLPALKYALKQIKGDKREKHPRHVPPAEAAPSDTWELDISQLQTMFSILVVLVKKALCAPNWANDQL from the exons ATGTTGTCCCTTTCCGATTTACTACACAATATTAAACTCATCAAGACAGAAGTTGAAGAGATCAATGAAAAAGTGGAAGCAGAAGAGATCAGGGAGAAGAAGGCAGAGGTAGAGGGGATCAAGGACGAGGCAGAGTTAGGAGTGATTGCTACTCCAATGATCGAAGAAGTTCTGCCTGTTCTCAACGATCAAGAAAAAGATGTATTTGATAGACTCAGAAGTGAAGACTACTCTGGCCAGAACA GTGATACCATCGAGATTATGGACGAAATCCGTAAGAAGGATGATGAAGATTTGGTGCTATCATTGCACCAAAATTTAAGTAGATGCAAGTTCATTATTGTCCTGGATGAT CTAAAGGTGATAGTGTTCCTATTCATCTTCCTCCGCTTTCTTTTGATGAGAGTTGCGCTTTCTTTTGATGAGAGTTGGATGTTTCTGGAGAAGTTATTCACTACAAAATGTTCTGATGAGGAGTTGTTGCAAACTGGTAGGCTAATTGCAGAAAGTTGTAAAGGCCTACCTCTAGCACTTGTTGCAATAGCTAGTCTCCTCAAAAAAATCAAGATGAGAGTAGAGATGCTGATGGAAATTGCAGAAGATTTGAACTCACATGTTCTTGAAGATAAAGAAAGCATGTGCAAATGCATCCTCGAGCGGGTCTACAATCATATACCAGTTGATTTGAAACCATGTTTTCTTTACTTCGAGGCATTTGAACCGAGTAAAGAAGTTCCCGTTCAGAAATTGATTTGGTTGTGGATTGCAGAGGGGTTTATTATAAGAAAAGTTGATAAGAAGAGCTTATTGGAAGACGCTGCTGAGGCTTGTTTGATGGATCTTATCGCTATACGCTTAGCAATGGTTGACAGGAGAGGATCAATGGGAAGAGTCAAAACTTGCAGAGTGCATGATAGTTTCCACAA AGTTTGGGATATTGAAAGCATCAATGTGGGCAATTCTTTTCCAAAGGGCAACGAATTTGTGGATCAATTGAGGTATTTAGCAGTATGTGGCTTTATAAATTCTATTCCATCATCAATAGCCAAGCACTGGAGAGTGGCATTGCCAAATGCTATTTGGAGCATGGCAATGTTGCAACACCTTCATGTGAACGATATAGCCATTTTCTGCTTGCCAGAAAAAAGATTTCAAATACTCCCTGGACTTGAGTTGCAGATACGTTTGCTCTCTGTGTCTCTATCT ATCACTAACATGTCCGGTAACCCAAATGCAGTGGCTGAATGCATTGAGGCTTTGTTGCCTGCCCTAAAGTATGCATTGAAGCAGATAAAGGGGGATAAGAGAGAGAAGCATCCTCGCCACGTTCCCCCTGCAGAAGCTGCTCCATCAGATACATGGGAACTAGATATAAGTCAGCTTCAAACAATGTTCAGCATTCTGGTTGTTCTTGTAAAAAAAGCCCTTTGCGCGCCCAACTGGGCAAATGACCAGTTGTAA